A section of the Cytophagales bacterium genome encodes:
- a CDS encoding T9SS type A sorting domain-containing protein: protein MTKFQNYIAAIIIFSILLLLQADDPTYLGHSPLGYLGGQAKQEKGYPNNPGWFKQNLLMKKDSTGKIPRWMLQVIWQQQKQRLQMQPVGKNIGNLLNTQELGPQNIGGRTRALLIDVTDHSHFIAGGVSGGLWESYDKGITWQPVNDLAPTLSVTYITQDPFNPANIYYSTGEPRGNSAGIPGDGVFKSIDTGKTFIQLPATNSSAFNYIWSVKVSPTDSNTLYVGTANNGLYKSADGGNTFINVFSISGADVSDIETLPNGFVIIGVKELGIYRSSTGNSGTFIKVTSGLPANGFRRIELAYCQGFPNVLYAQFEDSTESSYWTALKGIWKSTDTGSTWTQITNPETALGASYAFPWYCFTLGVKPDDPDAVISGSVALVYSLNGGISWNYTQSSHVDNHIVVFDRDNPNMLYIGNDGGIYSYDISTINLSVIDLNNGYDVTQYYAGAHFPTGTDCFGGTQDNGTHASRSGNSLFDIIYWGDGAFTQINQQNPNISFVSWQYGHISRADNSLNTYPSFNDVLNDLDANFDGDVDDGAWFINPFEINRNDGDQLYFVTKKRIWRTTNGALTWMPLTNIIADTITGTKPYAIGISNDLDPTVYIGGQNMLFYRVNNALTAFPGDEVDLSSSIPPNLSGSFISNITVHPGNDSVIYAALSNYSTEPRIYRVINANSGSPAWIDISGDLPAYLPVNWIEAHPQSPDSFLIAATDFGLYTTVNAGTNWNHETSLPNAAIHQIRLRYTDRKLFIFTHGRGVWLADLPDLSSPPCTPPVADFFYTDSLLTVSFYDSSSNTANWLWDFDDGFSSILQNPTHIFNDGTYNVCLTAENPCSADTFCMPITVTTTGINENPGYYRNLKVYPIPAKDVLNIEINPDRHLQSFNIAGGDIKSDSYQIESIKIVNVFGQVVYQADNNKHLQIDISEFEEGLYFILIEIKDGTILRKIIISQY from the coding sequence ATGACCAAATTTCAAAATTATATCGCAGCGATCATTATATTTTCCATTTTATTACTGCTGCAAGCTGATGATCCAACATATCTTGGGCATTCCCCTTTGGGTTACCTGGGGGGACAGGCGAAACAAGAGAAAGGTTACCCTAATAATCCCGGATGGTTTAAGCAAAACCTGTTGATGAAAAAAGATTCAACAGGCAAAATACCCAGGTGGATGCTGCAAGTTATATGGCAGCAACAAAAACAAAGGTTGCAGATGCAACCGGTTGGAAAAAATATCGGCAATTTGTTAAATACCCAGGAATTAGGCCCGCAAAATATAGGCGGTAGAACCAGGGCGCTGCTGATTGACGTGACTGATCACAGCCATTTTATCGCAGGTGGCGTATCGGGTGGTTTGTGGGAATCGTATGATAAAGGGATCACCTGGCAGCCGGTTAATGATCTTGCACCCACGCTTTCAGTAACCTATATCACACAAGACCCTTTTAATCCTGCCAATATATATTACAGCACCGGAGAACCAAGAGGCAACAGCGCTGGCATCCCCGGTGACGGTGTATTTAAATCCATTGATACAGGGAAAACATTCATTCAATTACCTGCAACCAATAGTTCCGCTTTTAACTATATCTGGAGCGTTAAAGTTTCCCCCACAGACAGTAATACATTATATGTTGGCACTGCCAATAACGGTTTGTACAAATCTGCTGACGGTGGAAATACATTTATAAATGTATTTTCTATCTCCGGGGCAGATGTATCTGATATTGAGACGCTCCCTAACGGGTTTGTTATCATTGGCGTGAAAGAGTTAGGTATCTACAGATCATCAACAGGGAATAGCGGAACTTTTATCAAAGTCACCAGCGGACTCCCGGCTAATGGCTTTCGGAGGATTGAACTGGCTTACTGCCAGGGTTTTCCCAACGTACTCTACGCACAATTTGAAGACAGCACTGAAAGTTCTTACTGGACTGCCCTGAAAGGTATCTGGAAATCTACTGACACCGGCAGCACCTGGACACAAATCACCAATCCTGAAACGGCCCTTGGGGCTTCTTATGCGTTTCCGTGGTATTGCTTTACCTTAGGAGTAAAACCTGATGATCCCGATGCGGTTATTTCCGGAAGCGTAGCTTTAGTCTATTCTCTTAATGGCGGAATCTCATGGAATTATACACAAAGTTCGCACGTTGATAATCATATTGTGGTATTTGACAGGGATAATCCCAATATGCTGTATATAGGCAACGATGGCGGAATATATTCTTATGATATTTCTACAATCAATCTTTCTGTTATAGACCTGAATAATGGATATGATGTCACACAGTATTATGCAGGCGCTCATTTTCCAACGGGAACCGATTGTTTCGGAGGCACACAAGACAACGGTACACACGCCAGCCGCAGCGGCAACAGCCTCTTTGACATCATTTACTGGGGTGATGGCGCCTTTACTCAGATCAATCAGCAAAATCCCAATATATCTTTTGTTTCCTGGCAATATGGACATATCTCAAGAGCAGACAATTCCTTAAATACCTACCCCTCATTTAATGATGTATTAAACGACCTGGATGCTAATTTTGACGGAGACGTTGATGATGGCGCCTGGTTCATAAACCCATTCGAAATAAACCGCAATGATGGCGATCAATTGTATTTTGTTACCAAAAAGAGAATATGGAGAACGACTAACGGTGCTTTGACCTGGATGCCCCTTACAAATATTATTGCTGATACTATTACCGGCACCAAACCTTATGCCATTGGTATTTCAAATGACCTGGATCCAACTGTCTATATTGGAGGGCAAAATATGTTATTTTACAGGGTGAATAATGCGCTTACGGCTTTCCCCGGAGATGAAGTTGATCTAAGCAGCAGCATTCCACCTAATTTATCCGGGAGCTTTATTTCTAATATTACGGTTCACCCCGGCAACGACTCTGTTATTTATGCGGCTTTAAGTAATTATTCTACAGAGCCCCGTATCTACAGGGTTATTAACGCTAATTCAGGCAGCCCTGCCTGGATTGATATTAGTGGCGACCTACCTGCTTATTTACCTGTTAACTGGATAGAAGCACATCCGCAAAGCCCGGATTCATTTCTGATTGCAGCTACTGACTTTGGATTATATACTACTGTCAATGCCGGTACTAACTGGAACCATGAAACTTCTTTACCTAACGCAGCTATCCATCAAATACGATTAAGATACACAGACCGCAAATTATTTATTTTTACCCACGGAAGAGGCGTTTGGCTGGCTGATCTGCCTGATCTTTCTTCCCCACCATGTACTCCGCCTGTGGCTGATTTCTTTTATACTGATTCGCTTTTAACTGTTAGTTTCTATGATTCTTCTTCTAATACTGCCAACTGGCTCTGGGATTTTGATGATGGCTTTAGCAGTATCCTGCAAAATCCAACTCATATATTTAATGATGGAACCTACAATGTTTGTTTAACCGCTGAAAATCCCTGCAGCGCTGATACTTTTTGTATGCCAATTACTGTAACTACTACCGGTATCAATGAAAATCCGGGTTATTACCGGAATTTAAAGGTATATCCAATTCCTGCAAAAGATGTTCTTAATATTGAGATCAACCCTGACCGCCACCTGCAAAGCTTTAACATAGCAGGCGGGGATATTAAATCCGATAGCTATCAGATTGAAAGCATTAAAATCGTCAACGTCTTCGGCCAGGTGGTTTATCAGGCAGATAATAATAAACACTTGCAAATTGATATTTCTGAATTTGAAGAAGGGCTATATTTTATACTTATTGAAATAAAAGATGGCACGATATTGAGGAAAATCATTATTTCTCAATACTAA
- the rfbC gene encoding dTDP-4-dehydrorhamnose 3,5-epimerase, with protein MQFKIESKRLNGVEVIVPEVFEDERGFFMETYRIDQFEKLGLPTNFAQDNHSRSMKNVLRGLHFQWQPPMGKLMRVTYGSAFLVAVDVRKGSPTLRKWFGLEISAKNKKQVWAPAGFARGFCVLSDFAEIQYKCTGHYNNKGEGGILWNDPAIGIEWPVTDPVLSEKDKIAQTLEQWLKTAEADNFVY; from the coding sequence ATGCAATTTAAAATAGAAAGTAAGCGCCTAAACGGGGTGGAGGTTATCGTCCCCGAAGTTTTTGAGGACGAACGGGGTTTCTTTATGGAAACATACAGGATTGACCAGTTTGAAAAGCTAGGGCTTCCAACAAACTTTGCCCAGGACAATCATTCCCGATCAATGAAGAATGTGTTGAGAGGCCTGCATTTTCAGTGGCAACCTCCTATGGGGAAGCTCATGAGGGTAACTTATGGCAGCGCTTTCCTCGTGGCAGTGGATGTCAGAAAAGGTTCACCCACACTGAGGAAGTGGTTTGGCCTGGAGATTTCAGCAAAAAATAAAAAGCAGGTGTGGGCGCCTGCAGGCTTTGCAAGAGGTTTTTGCGTTCTTTCAGATTTTGCTGAAATTCAATATAAATGTACAGGACATTATAACAACAAGGGAGAAGGTGGGATCTTATGGAATGATCCTGCCATTGGCATCGAATGGCCTGTAACCGATCCGGTTCTTTCAGAAAAGGACAAAATTGCACAAACGCTTGAGCAGTGGCTCAAAACAGCGGAAGCGGATAATTTTGTGTATTAA
- a CDS encoding SDR family oxidoreductase, giving the protein MKILVAGGAGYIGSVLVPKLISRGYHVEVVDLLWFGNALPKEVKVSKKNIFDIKQEELNDFDQVIFLGGLSNDPMAEYSPKDNFIYNAAAPAYLGYIAKNAKVKRFIYADSCSVYGYTVNELYDENSPAVCNYPYGISKLQGEYSVLQMVDDNFSAICLRQGTVSGYSPRMRFDLVVNTMFKSAIVNSEITVNNPTIWRPVLGIHDAVSAYIRAVEASQDLSGIFNVASGNYTVGEIADLVKDKAEKMLNKKIKLNIKNIQDFRNYKVSIKKAKKILSFKPQNDVASIIDDLFENLPKFKDFTNPNFYNIEVFKKLNPG; this is encoded by the coding sequence ATGAAAATACTTGTTGCTGGCGGTGCCGGCTATATCGGTTCTGTGCTGGTACCAAAACTTATTAGCAGGGGATATCATGTGGAAGTAGTAGACCTGTTATGGTTTGGAAATGCTTTGCCTAAAGAGGTTAAGGTCAGCAAAAAAAATATTTTTGATATTAAACAGGAAGAATTGAATGATTTTGACCAGGTGATCTTTTTGGGAGGCTTATCAAACGACCCCATGGCAGAATATTCCCCAAAAGACAATTTTATCTATAACGCTGCTGCACCTGCCTATTTAGGATATATAGCCAAAAATGCAAAAGTAAAAAGATTCATCTACGCTGACTCGTGTTCAGTATATGGCTATACGGTGAATGAACTTTACGATGAAAATTCTCCTGCCGTCTGTAATTATCCCTATGGCATATCAAAGCTGCAGGGAGAATATTCTGTTCTGCAAATGGTTGATGATAATTTTTCTGCGATATGCCTCAGGCAAGGCACGGTTAGCGGCTATAGTCCCAGAATGAGATTTGACCTGGTGGTAAATACTATGTTTAAAAGCGCCATAGTTAATAGTGAGATAACGGTGAATAATCCTACAATATGGAGGCCTGTTCTCGGAATTCACGATGCTGTAAGTGCATACATCAGGGCGGTTGAAGCAAGCCAGGATCTATCAGGGATTTTTAATGTTGCTTCCGGAAATTATACTGTAGGTGAAATTGCTGATCTTGTGAAAGATAAAGCTGAAAAAATGCTCAATAAAAAAATTAAGCTCAATATTAAAAATATCCAGGATTTTAGAAATTATAAAGTTAGTATTAAAAAAGCAAAAAAGATACTAAGCTTTAAGCCGCAAAATGATGTGGCTTCCATTATTGATGATCTGTTTGAAAACCTGCCCAAGTTTAAAGATTTTACAAATCCCAATTTTTATAATATTGAAGTGTTTAAAAAGCTTAATCCTGGTTAG